DNA from Roseimicrobium sp. ORNL1:
CCGTCATAGGAGACGTCGTCGTGGTGCATCACGAAAGTCGCGGCACGGGTGGCGGCGAGCTCCTGGAAGACATTGAAGAGGTCCGTGGAATTGCCCACGCGCTGTTCCTGGCTGGTGAGTACCAGTTCGTCACCCTCGGTAGGCAGAAGGGTGCGGGGCACCAGGATGGTGAGGGATACGGCAGGTGTGGCGACGGCATGCATGGCGATGGCGGAGATAAGATTTTTAAGAAGAATGAAAAGTCAGAAGGGAACTGAAGCGGGGAAGGGTTTGGAGTTGCGGCGGAAAAAACGAGTTTGATATGCTTGGTTACTGCATGTCAGGCTGGAGCCGGTTGTGACGCGAGCGTGGGCAGGCGCAGGCGTTTCCGGTCCGGGAGGCCGCTGGCTATCTGTTGCAGCAAGGACTTTGCCTGCAAGGGGGAAGTGTGCGGAAAAACGGAGAGAATCCGCGCCAGCAGCCCGGCGGCACGCGGCGCGGCGAAGCTGCTCCCGGTGGCCTCACGGCGGATGCCGCCCTTCCACGGCACATTCACCTGCACCCCCAGCGCGGCGAATTCTACCAGGGTGCCGGGCGGGTTGCGGAAAATCATGTCGCGCTGCGGCGTGTCCAGCATGTTCACCGTGATCACACTGGTGAAATCCCCCGGCCACTCGGGCTTGCGGAAGTCATCGTTGTTGCACGCGGCCACCACGTGGATGCCCGCGAGGTAGGCATCGTCCACCCAATCCTTGAACATGAGGATCTGCGACTTCAGCCGCGCGCCGAAGCTGCAGTTCAGGATGTGGTACCCGCGCTCCAGCGCCAGCCGCGCGCCGAAGCAGATCATTTCGCTCTGGGACTGGTTCTTCGCATCCAGCACACGGAAGCTGCCGATTTCCGCCTCCGGCGCCATCTCGTGGATGATGCTGGCCACCGCTGTGCCGTGGCCGAAGAGGTCCGTGCGTTCCCCGGGCTTTGCCTCGAGAATGCCCATGTCCTCCTCCATGCACAGGTCATCGGCGATTTTCACCCCGCTCAGGTCGGGGTGGTCCCACTCCACACCGGAGTCGAGCACCGCCACGCGGATGCCTCGCCCGCGACCGTTGCGCATGGCGGCGGCGGCTTGCTCAGGCGTGATCCATCTGGAGGGGGAGCCGGACATGCGTGTGTCGGTCAATCAATCCTCTTCCAGGCCGATGGCGGCGCAGAGCAGCTTGTGGTCGAGCAGGCGTCCGAAGAGACGCGAGAGCAGGTTGAGTTCCTCTACCGCTTCCTGGTCGAAGCTGCAGGGCTCCGGGTCATCGAGCGTGGGCTTGTATTTGTATGCTGCGAGCACGCCGCGCATCTTTCCCGCGATGAAGAAGGGCACCAGCACACGGCAGCACACGATGACGCCCAGGCGCGACTCCAGGGCGCTGCTGGCAGCGGCGCGGTTCTGCGAGAGGTTGTTCTCACAAAACGGCTGCTGCGTGGCGAGAATCATGCCGGAGAGCCCCGTGTCCACGGGCACCTTCATGCTGTTCAG
Protein-coding regions in this window:
- a CDS encoding S8 family serine peptidase, encoding MSGSPSRWITPEQAAAAMRNGRGRGIRVAVLDSGVEWDHPDLSGVKIADDLCMEEDMGILEAKPGERTDLFGHGTAVASIIHEMAPEAEIGSFRVLDAKNQSQSEMICFGARLALERGYHILNCSFGARLKSQILMFKDWVDDAYLAGIHVVAACNNDDFRKPEWPGDFTSVITVNMLDTPQRDMIFRNPPGTLVEFAALGVQVNVPWKGGIRREATGSSFAAPRAAGLLARILSVFPHTSPLQAKSLLQQIASGLPDRKRLRLPTLASQPAPA
- a CDS encoding GAF domain-containing protein, whose translation is MSSYADLGNTTSMRWLPDPRVAPHAQAIEERVGNFAAHIRPATFTEFMDPLMVRLAGDCFRDAGAHEGVFWLADREQKNLYCGYSQGPHADKLNSMKVPVDTGLSGMILATQQPFCENNLSQNRAAASSALESRLGVIVCCRVLVPFFIAGKMRGVLAAYKYKPTLDDPEPCSFDQEAVEELNLLSRLFGRLLDHKLLCAAIGLEED